From Polaribacter butkevichii, a single genomic window includes:
- a CDS encoding DUF5655 domain-containing protein, protein MKPAEAYILDQPEPFKSILMHLQLLIETSFSEVGLQFKWKMPFYYLNEKPLCYLNPSKKKGYVDVGFYTNSELQKFNEFVISDKRKVVKSLRYTKVNDIDAKVLISVLEEAYQQTTKGFFGK, encoded by the coding sequence ATGAAACCAGCAGAAGCATATATCTTAGATCAACCAGAGCCCTTCAAATCCATTTTAATGCATTTGCAACTATTAATTGAAACTAGTTTTTCTGAGGTTGGTTTACAGTTTAAATGGAAAATGCCTTTTTATTATTTAAACGAAAAACCACTTTGTTATTTAAATCCGTCTAAAAAGAAAGGATATGTAGATGTTGGGTTTTATACCAATAGCGAATTGCAAAAATTTAATGAATTTGTAATTTCTGATAAAAGAAAAGTAGTAAAATCGCTTCGTTATACAAAGGTAAATGATATTGATGCAAAGGTGCTAATTTCTGTTTTAGAAGAAGCATATCAACAAACTACAAAAGGGTTTTTTGGAAAGTGA
- a CDS encoding winged helix-turn-helix domain-containing protein: MKNIILNINKAFDHRIRLGIMSVLMVNEYADFNTLKELLGATDGNLASHTKALEKVDFIKVEKQFIGRKPNTKYLATELGKMEFKKHIEALEKLIKNK, translated from the coding sequence TTGAAAAATATAATTCTAAATATAAACAAAGCATTTGATCATCGAATACGACTTGGTATTATGTCTGTTTTGATGGTAAATGAATATGCAGATTTTAATACCTTAAAAGAATTATTAGGCGCAACCGATGGCAACTTAGCCAGTCATACAAAGGCTTTAGAAAAAGTAGATTTTATAAAAGTAGAAAAACAGTTTATTGGCAGAAAACCAAACACAAAATATTTAGCAACAGAATTAGGTAAAATGGAGTTTAAAAAACACATTGAAGCACTCGAAAAATTAATTAAAAATAAATAA
- the creD gene encoding cell envelope integrity protein CreD, with amino-acid sequence METNKQEQGKFGKWAKTSITARMLMVGVLIVVLMIPLSYIKSLIYERMIRQQEVVSEINQKWGEEVLIYGPILKVPYKRYSEKTITNPTTKEVQKETITSIKYAYFFPKKLAINSTINPEEKTRGIYKTAVYKSSIELNGNFSKPNFSEIEINDEDILWDKTRVIVQSSNLKGAASLFEINFNKNKYQLTSKNFKNIDAHKTYNTNYVDLNELESNNLRLLDVPNGKETSFSMTIKMKGSKQIRFIPIGQETDVSINSDWKTANFIGEYLPHNSDKITEEGFNAKWKILDINRPFSQQYFNGIPNLKNYAFGVNFLIPVDEYQKSERSAKYGFLVIGLTFLIFFLIQSMSKINIHPFQYLMIGIALTMFYTLLISISEHSSYLKAYLIAGASVVSLITLYSKSILKNIKFPIFIGISLTALYTFIFVIIQLENYALLVGSIGLFVILAAVMFASRKIDWENS; translated from the coding sequence ATGGAAACGAACAAGCAAGAACAAGGAAAATTTGGTAAATGGGCAAAAACATCCATTACTGCAAGAATGTTAATGGTAGGAGTTTTAATTGTGGTTTTAATGATTCCGCTCTCCTATATTAAAAGTTTAATTTACGAAAGAATGATACGACAACAAGAAGTTGTTAGTGAAATCAATCAAAAGTGGGGAGAAGAAGTACTCATTTATGGGCCAATTTTAAAAGTACCTTATAAAAGATATTCAGAAAAGACCATAACAAACCCTACAACCAAAGAGGTGCAAAAAGAAACCATTACCAGCATAAAATATGCATACTTTTTTCCTAAAAAATTGGCAATAAATTCAACCATAAACCCAGAAGAAAAAACCAGAGGAATCTATAAAACTGCCGTTTACAAAAGCAGTATTGAACTAAATGGAAACTTCTCTAAACCCAATTTTTCTGAAATAGAAATTAACGACGAAGATATTCTTTGGGATAAAACAAGAGTCATTGTACAGTCTTCAAATTTAAAAGGAGCTGCTAGTTTGTTTGAAATCAACTTTAATAAAAACAAATACCAACTAACTTCTAAGAACTTTAAAAACATAGATGCTCATAAAACGTACAACACCAATTATGTAGATTTAAACGAATTAGAAAGTAATAATTTACGACTATTAGATGTCCCAAACGGAAAAGAAACTTCATTTTCTATGACCATAAAAATGAAAGGAAGCAAACAAATTCGTTTTATACCCATAGGACAAGAAACCGATGTTAGCATCAATTCTGATTGGAAAACAGCGAATTTTATTGGAGAATACTTACCACATAATTCAGATAAAATTACAGAAGAAGGTTTTAATGCAAAATGGAAAATTTTAGATATCAACCGACCTTTTTCTCAGCAATATTTTAACGGAATTCCTAATTTAAAAAATTATGCTTTTGGAGTTAATTTTTTAATTCCTGTAGATGAATATCAAAAAAGTGAGCGCTCTGCCAAATATGGGTTTTTAGTAATTGGACTTACGTTCTTAATTTTCTTTTTGATACAATCTATGAGTAAAATAAACATCCATCCGTTTCAATATTTAATGATTGGTATTGCATTAACCATGTTTTACACCTTATTAATTTCAATATCTGAACATAGTAGTTACCTAAAAGCTTATTTAATTGCAGGAGCTTCCGTGGTTTCTTTAATCACTTTATACTCTAAATCAATTTTAAAAAACATCAAGTTTCCAATTTTTATTGGAATTTCATTAACGGCATTATACACCTTTATTTTTGTCATTATTCAGTTAGAAAATTATGCATTATTAGTAGGCAGTATTGGTTTATTTGTAATTCTGGCAGCGGTTATGTTTGCTTCAAGAAAAATAGATTGGGAAAATAGTTAG
- a CDS encoding DUF2809 domain-containing protein produces the protein MKIHLKYFIAFILLLIIEILIERFATGFLRFTIGDYLVVMLVYTLIKSIVKISIEKAILITFIIAFSIEFLQLSDLQTNFPTAYSKTLKIILGTSFSLGDLVAYTLGIISIILVEKHLIKTKTDV, from the coding sequence ATGAAAATACACTTAAAATATTTTATCGCTTTTATTTTACTGTTGATAATAGAAATACTGATTGAAAGATTTGCTACTGGTTTTCTAAGATTTACAATTGGTGATTATTTAGTCGTTATGTTGGTCTATACTTTGATAAAAAGTATCGTTAAAATATCGATAGAGAAAGCTATTTTAATCACCTTTATAATCGCTTTTAGTATTGAATTTCTTCAATTATCAGATTTACAAACCAACTTTCCTACAGCATATTCTAAAACATTAAAAATAATACTAGGCACCTCTTTTAGTCTTGGAGATTTGGTTGCGTATACTTTAGGAATTATCAGTATAATTTTAGTAGAAAAACATCTAATAAAAACTAAAACTGACGTCTAA
- a CDS encoding DUF3820 family protein — protein MTEDRQFLIDLANMKMPFGKYKGKYLIDLPEHYIVWYKNKGFPNGKLGKQMELVYELQLNGLEDIIRKIRRQF, from the coding sequence ATGACTGAAGACAGACAATTTTTGATAGATTTAGCAAACATGAAAATGCCATTTGGTAAATACAAAGGCAAATACCTTATAGATTTACCAGAACATTACATTGTTTGGTATAAAAACAAAGGTTTCCCTAACGGAAAATTAGGGAAACAAATGGAGTTAGTCTATGAGCTTCAATTAAATGGATTAGAAGATATTATAAGAAAAATTAGACGTCAGTTTTAG
- a CDS encoding NAD(P)-dependent oxidoreductase has protein sequence MKFGIIKERKNPPDRRVVFSPEKLQEFKKNYPEAVIKVESSDIRVFSNEAYKAAGLEVTENVSDCDVLFGVKEVPIEALINNKKYFFFSHTIKKQPYNRKLLLAILEKNIELYDHETIVGENGMRLIGFGRYAGIVGAYNGFRAIGLTNETFNLPKAETLESQQELISELKKIKLPNIKILLTGNGKVAYGAKEMLDAMSIKEVSVDEYLKNSFNEPVYCLADVLDYNKRIDGQILDNFDFYDHPEKYESDFMRFAKVTDFFIAGHFYGNGAPYLFTREDAKAKDFHIKFVADISCDVDGPVASTIKASTIADPIYGYNAQTESEVDYKDKDAIVVMAVDNLPCELPKDASEGFGEMFLQNVIPAFFNNDKEGVLQRAKMTENGKLTPRFSYLQDYIEGKE, from the coding sequence ATGAAGTTTGGCATTATCAAAGAACGCAAAAACCCACCAGATAGAAGAGTTGTTTTTTCACCAGAAAAGCTACAAGAATTCAAGAAAAACTATCCGGAAGCGGTTATTAAAGTAGAATCTTCAGACATTAGAGTCTTTTCTAACGAGGCTTATAAAGCTGCAGGATTAGAGGTAACTGAAAATGTGTCAGACTGCGATGTTTTATTTGGTGTCAAAGAAGTGCCAATTGAGGCTTTAATCAATAATAAAAAATATTTTTTCTTTAGTCATACAATAAAAAAACAACCTTATAATAGAAAATTGTTATTAGCTATTCTAGAAAAAAATATAGAATTATACGATCATGAAACGATTGTAGGTGAAAACGGAATGCGTTTAATCGGTTTTGGGCGTTATGCAGGTATAGTAGGTGCTTACAATGGTTTTAGAGCAATTGGTTTAACAAACGAAACCTTTAATTTACCAAAAGCAGAAACTTTAGAGAGTCAACAAGAACTAATTTCTGAATTAAAGAAAATAAAATTACCAAACATCAAAATTCTTTTAACAGGTAACGGAAAAGTAGCTTACGGAGCAAAAGAAATGTTAGATGCAATGTCTATTAAAGAAGTTTCTGTAGATGAATATTTAAAAAACTCGTTTAACGAGCCTGTTTATTGTTTGGCAGATGTGCTAGATTATAACAAGCGTATAGACGGACAAATACTAGATAATTTTGATTTTTATGATCATCCAGAAAAGTATGAATCTGATTTTATGCGTTTTGCTAAAGTAACAGATTTTTTCATCGCTGGTCATTTTTACGGCAACGGAGCACCTTATTTGTTTACAAGAGAAGATGCAAAAGCCAAAGACTTTCATATAAAATTTGTGGCAGATATTTCTTGTGATGTAGATGGGCCGGTAGCATCTACCATAAAAGCATCAACGATTGCAGACCCTATTTATGGTTACAATGCACAAACAGAATCTGAAGTTGATTATAAAGACAAAGATGCTATTGTTGTCATGGCAGTAGACAATTTACCGTGCGAATTGCCAAAAGATGCCAGTGAAGGTTTTGGAGAAATGTTTTTACAAAACGTAATTCCTGCTTTTTTTAATAATGACAAAGAGGGCGTTTTACAACGAGCAAAAATGACGGAAAACGGAAAATTGACCCCACGTTTTTCTTATTTACAAGATTATATTGAAGGAAAAGAATAA
- a CDS encoding type I restriction endonuclease subunit R, with the protein MSFNELNSVENYIIKQLTGVNLNTNEASEDATLYGGFWQYKSPQELNRSVNEVLLETELKQSLIRLNPEITKNQDLADEVIYKLRAILLSVHQVGLVRANEEFFKWLQGDKTMPFGENNRHVPIRLIDFDELNNNTFIATTQFRIRHRETKIPDVVLFINGLPVVIGEAKTPIRTAISWLDGAHEVHDIYENSVSQLFVPNILSFATEGKELYYGAIRTPLEFWAPWRLENDDDAIAKRLGLGEVGKELSDLLHPKRLLDILQNFSLFTTNKKKQRIKVIPRFQQYEGANKIVARVKEGKIKKGLIWHFQGSGKSLLMVFAAQKLRKEKNLKSPTVIVLVDRTDLDTQITGTFNAADISNVETTDNIKQLQKLLENDTRKIIISMIFKFRDAKPNMNTRDNIIVLVDEAHRTQEGDLGRQMRAALPNAFLFGLTGTPVNKADKNTFWAFGAEEDEGGYMSRYTFHDSIRDNATLPLHFEPRLVDVHVDKDTIDKAFEEFKENTALTDEEADALNKKSAKMSAFLKSPERVAKIVEDIATHFKEKVAPHGFKAMIVTPDRYACVQYKEELDRYFPEEASRVVFSTSANDNIEFKQKWGVDKSQQEKIVDEFNDAQSDLQFIIVTAKLLTGFDAPILQTMYLDKSIKDHTLLQAICRTNRLFPNKSFGRIVDYFGVFDDAAKALQFDEESIKTVISNLSELREKLPNAMKEALSHFEGVDRTIEGFEGLEVAQNAIGNNDKKDAFAKDYKFLSKIWESLSPDTILNLYQEDYKWLSQVFESVRPAADNIGKLLWFSLGAETTKLIHENIHVGEVHHLDEFILDADVIEDIFNNPDPAGAKKLEKLLIKRFKKHAGDPKFKSLSERLEALRDKAEQGLITSIEFIKELCKLAKETVEAEKELEALLVEKTPKAALTDLFIELKNEETPAVVERIVTDIDAIVRIVRFPGWQKTSSGEREVQKSLRKALLKYKLHKDQILFERAYGYIKEYY; encoded by the coding sequence ATGTCATTCAACGAACTAAACAGTGTAGAAAACTACATCATTAAACAACTTACAGGAGTTAATTTAAATACTAACGAAGCATCCGAAGACGCCACTCTTTATGGTGGTTTTTGGCAATACAAATCGCCACAAGAATTAAATCGATCTGTAAACGAAGTCTTGTTAGAAACAGAATTAAAACAATCTTTAATTCGTTTAAATCCAGAAATAACAAAAAATCAAGATTTAGCAGATGAAGTTATTTATAAACTCCGTGCTATATTATTGTCTGTACATCAAGTAGGTTTGGTTCGTGCCAATGAAGAATTTTTTAAATGGTTGCAAGGTGATAAAACAATGCCTTTTGGAGAAAATAACAGACACGTTCCTATTCGTTTAATTGATTTTGATGAATTAAATAATAATACTTTTATTGCTACCACTCAGTTTCGAATTCGTCATAGAGAAACAAAAATACCAGATGTAGTTTTATTTATTAATGGATTACCAGTAGTTATTGGTGAAGCAAAAACACCGATTCGAACCGCAATAAGTTGGTTAGATGGCGCACATGAGGTACATGATATTTATGAAAACTCAGTATCACAATTATTTGTACCCAACATATTATCTTTTGCTACTGAAGGAAAAGAACTCTATTATGGTGCCATAAGAACACCTTTAGAGTTTTGGGCTCCTTGGCGTTTAGAAAATGATGATGACGCTATTGCGAAACGATTAGGTTTAGGAGAAGTTGGTAAAGAATTATCCGATTTATTACATCCAAAACGCTTGTTAGATATTTTACAAAATTTCTCGTTGTTTACCACAAATAAAAAGAAACAACGTATTAAAGTAATTCCAAGATTTCAACAATACGAAGGGGCCAATAAAATAGTAGCACGTGTAAAAGAAGGTAAAATCAAAAAAGGATTGATTTGGCATTTTCAAGGATCAGGTAAATCTTTATTAATGGTTTTTGCTGCTCAAAAGCTTAGAAAAGAAAAAAATTTAAAAAGTCCAACCGTTATTGTATTAGTAGATAGAACGGATTTAGATACTCAAATAACAGGTACTTTTAATGCTGCCGATATTTCTAATGTAGAAACAACAGACAACATAAAACAACTTCAAAAACTATTAGAAAACGATACTAGAAAGATTATCATTTCTATGATATTTAAGTTTCGAGATGCGAAACCAAATATGAATACAAGAGATAATATTATTGTTTTGGTAGACGAAGCGCACAGAACCCAAGAAGGTGATTTAGGAAGACAAATGCGAGCAGCTTTACCAAATGCGTTTCTTTTTGGATTAACAGGAACACCTGTTAACAAGGCAGATAAAAACACGTTTTGGGCCTTTGGAGCAGAAGAAGATGAAGGAGGATATATGTCTCGTTATACATTTCATGATTCTATTAGAGATAACGCAACATTACCATTACATTTTGAACCTCGTTTAGTAGATGTACATGTAGATAAAGATACTATAGATAAAGCCTTTGAAGAGTTTAAAGAAAATACTGCCTTAACAGATGAAGAAGCTGATGCATTAAATAAGAAATCCGCTAAAATGTCGGCTTTCTTAAAATCTCCAGAACGAGTTGCCAAAATAGTAGAAGATATAGCAACACACTTTAAAGAAAAAGTAGCTCCTCATGGTTTTAAAGCGATGATTGTTACTCCAGACAGATATGCTTGTGTGCAATACAAAGAAGAGTTGGACAGGTACTTTCCAGAAGAAGCGAGTCGTGTTGTGTTTTCAACATCAGCGAATGACAACATAGAATTTAAACAAAAATGGGGAGTTGATAAAAGTCAGCAAGAAAAAATTGTAGACGAGTTTAACGATGCACAATCAGATTTACAATTTATCATCGTTACAGCGAAACTTTTAACAGGTTTTGATGCGCCTATTTTACAAACAATGTATCTAGACAAATCGATTAAAGATCATACTTTATTGCAAGCTATTTGTAGAACCAATAGATTGTTTCCTAACAAGTCATTTGGTAGAATTGTAGATTATTTCGGTGTATTTGATGATGCTGCAAAAGCATTGCAATTTGATGAAGAAAGTATTAAAACAGTTATTTCTAATCTTTCTGAATTAAGAGAGAAGCTTCCAAACGCAATGAAAGAAGCGTTATCTCATTTTGAAGGAGTTGATAGAACTATAGAAGGATTTGAAGGCTTAGAAGTCGCACAAAACGCTATTGGGAATAATGATAAAAAGGACGCTTTTGCTAAAGACTACAAGTTTTTATCTAAAATATGGGAATCTTTATCTCCAGACACAATCTTAAATTTATATCAAGAAGATTATAAATGGTTATCTCAAGTATTCGAATCGGTAAGGCCAGCTGCAGATAATATTGGTAAGTTATTATGGTTTTCTTTGGGAGCAGAAACTACCAAATTAATTCACGAAAATATTCACGTAGGTGAAGTACATCATCTAGATGAATTTATTTTAGATGCAGATGTTATTGAAGATATTTTTAATAACCCAGATCCTGCTGGTGCTAAAAAATTAGAAAAACTTTTAATAAAACGTTTTAAGAAACATGCGGGTGATCCTAAATTCAAATCTTTAAGTGAACGCTTAGAAGCTTTAAGAGATAAAGCTGAACAAGGATTAATTACTTCAATTGAATTTATTAAGGAACTATGTAAACTAGCTAAAGAAACGGTAGAAGCCGAAAAAGAGTTAGAAGCTCTATTGGTCGAAAAAACACCAAAAGCAGCACTTACTGACTTATTTATAGAATTAAAAAATGAAGAAACACCTGCAGTAGTTGAACGTATCGTTACCGATATTGATGCTATTGTAAGAATTGTTCGTTTTCCTGGTTGGCAAAAAACAAGTTCTGGTGAACGTGAAGTACAAAAATCTTTACGTAAAGCTTTATTAAAATACAAGTTACATAAGGATCAAATTTTATTTGAGAGAGCCTATGGGTATATTAAGGAGTATTATTAA
- a CDS encoding nucleotidyl transferase AbiEii/AbiGii toxin family protein has product MENRIINIAVVAEIAAALKTIEEQIVFVGGAVVSLYTDDPAADEIRPTQDVDMTINVINLGHWVALQERLSTLGFHPDPQGHAICSYKYKDIPVDIMSAEDGPMGPANRWYKIGFQDLWTVNAHEQEVKILSAPCFLATKFEAYSNRGSDYRTSHDIEDIVYVLDNRTTIVREIQDTEKEIKEFLIEQLLLIIDMGLLEEVLMAHVHPLMIEERIPIVIEKIEKIIEKEN; this is encoded by the coding sequence TTGGAAAATAGAATCATAAATATTGCTGTAGTAGCAGAAATTGCCGCTGCTTTAAAAACCATAGAAGAACAAATTGTTTTTGTTGGTGGAGCTGTAGTTAGTTTGTATACAGATGATCCTGCTGCAGATGAAATTCGGCCTACACAAGATGTAGATATGACCATAAATGTAATCAATTTAGGGCACTGGGTAGCACTTCAAGAAAGATTATCAACTTTAGGTTTTCATCCAGATCCACAAGGACATGCAATTTGTAGTTATAAGTACAAGGATATTCCTGTAGATATTATGTCTGCAGAAGATGGCCCGATGGGACCAGCAAACAGATGGTATAAAATAGGGTTTCAAGATTTATGGACCGTAAATGCACATGAGCAAGAAGTAAAAATATTATCAGCCCCTTGTTTTTTAGCGACCAAATTTGAAGCATATAGTAATAGAGGTTCAGATTATAGAACAAGTCATGATATAGAAGATATAGTATATGTTTTAGATAACAGAACAACTATTGTAAGAGAAATACAGGATACCGAAAAAGAAATTAAAGAATTTCTGATAGAACAACTATTGCTTATCATAGATATGGGTTTATTAGAAGAAGTTTTAATGGCACATGTTCACCCTTTAATGATTGAAGAACGTATACCAATTGTAATTGAGAAAATTGAAAAAATAATTGAAAAAGAAAATTAA
- a CDS encoding sacsin N-terminal ATP-binding-like domain-containing protein gives MEENLSTQESFVSFEDQIKETEIEKKLSIPAKRLMEKLEPIPSKIESLKYRWFWELIQNASDFNSEVDIELELQENTLIFRHNGQPFKIVDVENLITPDSDKDDEDIDDDYIGRFGSGFISTHALSSVITVQGVVKDKYRDKVHYKFKFDLNRSNYNSKKLLIDSIQESEDQFKKGYKESDYLPGSFDTIFSYDLTQGLSNIKPKEIAMSGIDYAIKVLPLVFTFLPKLKSVKIIQNGIPEKHFYQKERSDENGLCEIGLKINAVPQNDIKVKYAKEQDVIVAREIKNNVVTEYAEEIAVLFLYLPLIGSEKFPFPISINSAAFKPETERNAISLSDVSIENKNNLLNGVKAYKKLLLNLSEEGIGNLYHLVQLKSDRIKALPNGSDWFQKNIEKEIKVVLDEVEFVNCNGNPISYAKLKLPFIPENKTESRDLEFYDTVSALIINEVPSRSEYLNWLKNIDFTIFKSVPFRLEAAVKMVANSQNLVHLAENINKDEEETVKWLAAFIKYVKVNDNGLLTKYNIIPCQSEQGSFVNRDAEIFTDNGVDVDLIEVYNKMKNQNYRFKLLNKTINKEVSNLLPEAKFKTWETIAKEIDEIFRLRLDANSKLTKNEIDGLTLLVKWLKRKGFPNWTELPIYFPTFNSSYTSFFLESFDDEEKVKAITIRDSGKQDSLLKLAESDVTEEELNKVVESISDIKQIVNIIDSGANLEQLTELSLLFPNKIPSQIMDFAREEGEKKRDFDTKSKIGSDVEKLFKSAFENNYLGLIVDKVDLEAVDFIYAGGGSYDFRITNPETGQSFYIEMKSVKNGNTDSVKLAISQLERAVNPKYIEHYCIALIERTKDIKDMDEAYVLKNLKFIQNPGTFLNSVYEDHKKVIESTSKSREAKLLMLNADFRCSIDYQFLKSKGKSINELEIAIVNSLKN, from the coding sequence ATGGAAGAAAATTTATCAACACAAGAGAGTTTCGTGTCTTTTGAAGACCAAATCAAGGAAACGGAAATTGAAAAGAAACTAAGTATTCCAGCAAAAAGGTTGATGGAAAAACTGGAACCAATTCCTAGTAAAATAGAGTCACTTAAATATCGTTGGTTTTGGGAATTAATACAAAATGCTAGTGATTTTAATTCGGAAGTAGATATAGAATTAGAGCTCCAAGAAAACACTTTAATTTTTAGACATAACGGACAACCTTTTAAAATAGTAGATGTAGAAAATTTAATAACACCAGATTCAGATAAAGATGATGAAGATATTGATGATGATTATATTGGTCGTTTTGGAAGTGGATTTATATCTACACACGCCCTATCTTCTGTAATAACTGTTCAAGGTGTAGTTAAAGATAAGTATAGAGATAAAGTTCATTATAAATTTAAATTTGATTTAAATAGATCAAATTATAATTCTAAAAAGCTCTTAATTGATTCAATTCAAGAATCTGAAGATCAATTTAAAAAAGGCTATAAAGAGTCCGATTATTTACCAGGTTCATTTGATACTATTTTCAGTTATGATTTAACACAAGGTTTATCTAATATAAAACCTAAGGAAATAGCAATGTCTGGTATTGACTATGCCATAAAAGTATTACCATTAGTATTTACTTTTTTACCAAAACTTAAATCGGTTAAGATTATTCAGAATGGTATTCCAGAAAAACACTTTTATCAAAAGGAAAGAAGTGATGAAAATGGATTATGTGAAATAGGATTGAAAATTAATGCGGTTCCGCAGAATGATATTAAGGTCAAATATGCCAAAGAGCAAGATGTAATTGTAGCTCGAGAAATAAAAAATAATGTTGTAACAGAATATGCAGAAGAAATTGCTGTTCTTTTTCTATATCTACCATTAATTGGTTCGGAAAAGTTCCCGTTTCCAATCTCAATTAACTCAGCAGCATTTAAACCAGAAACAGAGCGAAATGCTATCAGTCTTTCGGACGTAAGTATAGAAAATAAAAACAATTTATTAAATGGAGTAAAGGCTTACAAAAAACTGCTTCTTAATTTATCAGAAGAAGGAATTGGCAACCTATATCATTTGGTTCAGTTAAAAAGTGATAGAATAAAAGCACTCCCAAACGGTTCCGATTGGTTTCAGAAAAATATTGAAAAGGAAATCAAAGTAGTCTTAGATGAAGTAGAGTTTGTTAATTGTAATGGAAATCCTATTTCTTATGCTAAACTGAAGCTTCCTTTTATACCAGAAAATAAAACAGAATCAAGAGATTTAGAATTCTATGATACCGTTTCAGCATTAATAATAAATGAAGTTCCGTCAAGATCAGAATATTTAAATTGGCTAAAAAATATTGATTTTACAATATTTAAAAGTGTTCCATTTAGATTAGAAGCAGCAGTTAAAATGGTTGCAAATTCTCAAAATTTAGTTCATCTAGCTGAAAACATAAATAAAGATGAAGAAGAAACTGTTAAGTGGTTGGCAGCCTTTATTAAATATGTGAAAGTTAATGATAACGGATTACTTACCAAATACAACATTATACCTTGCCAATCAGAACAAGGAAGTTTTGTAAATAGAGATGCTGAGATTTTTACAGATAATGGAGTTGATGTAGACTTAATAGAAGTTTACAATAAGATGAAAAATCAGAATTATAGGTTTAAGCTTTTAAATAAAACTATAAATAAGGAAGTTTCAAACTTACTACCTGAAGCCAAATTTAAGACTTGGGAAACAATTGCAAAAGAAATTGATGAAATTTTCAGATTACGTTTAGACGCAAATTCTAAATTAACAAAAAATGAAATAGATGGTCTTACTCTACTTGTGAAATGGCTTAAAAGAAAAGGTTTTCCTAATTGGACAGAGTTACCTATTTATTTCCCGACTTTTAATAGTTCCTATACTAGTTTTTTTCTTGAAAGTTTCGATGATGAAGAAAAGGTTAAAGCAATAACAATTCGTGATAGTGGTAAGCAAGATTCTTTGTTAAAACTAGCAGAGTCAGATGTTACAGAGGAGGAATTAAACAAGGTAGTTGAGAGTATTTCAGATATAAAACAAATAGTTAATATAATTGATTCTGGTGCGAACCTAGAACAGTTAACTGAACTTTCATTGCTTTTTCCAAATAAAATACCTTCTCAAATAATGGATTTTGCAAGAGAAGAAGGCGAAAAGAAACGTGATTTCGATACCAAATCAAAAATTGGAAGTGATGTAGAAAAACTATTTAAATCTGCTTTTGAGAATAATTATTTAGGTCTCATAGTTGACAAGGTAGATTTAGAAGCAGTAGATTTTATTTATGCAGGAGGTGGTTCGTATGATTTTAGAATTACAAATCCAGAAACAGGACAATCATTTTATATTGAAATGAAATCTGTTAAAAATGGTAACACGGATTCGGTAAAACTAGCTATATCTCAACTAGAAAGAGCAGTAAATCCTAAATATATAGAACATTATTGTATTGCACTTATTGAAAGAACTAAGGATATTAAAGATATGGATGAAGCATATGTTCTAAAAAACTTAAAGTTTATCCAAAATCCAGGAACTTTTTTAAACTCAGTTTATGAAGATCACAAAAAAGTAATTGAAAGTACCAGTAAATCTAGAGAAGCTAAATTATTAATGCTTAACGCAGATTTTAGATGTAGTATTGATTATCAATTTCTTAAAAGTAAAGGGAAGTCTATTAATGAGTTAGAAATAGCTATTGTAAATAGTTTGAAAAATTAA